A portion of the Coriobacteriia bacterium genome contains these proteins:
- a CDS encoding ABC transporter permease, giving the protein MEARIFEHASAMPAPTWYFLHMNDVTIEIPAQLSCEADAVIETDATLGDATAFVEAMEAAQTAWDKVYGDKPVLTNAVDEQAEELGGLALSAYQKKADAMEQAKSLAASFEQGMGEEVSDWIREMACQTRSIIAPAGSSHTANIQISGVDGGANMAAIDLVAHEGATLDVAVIVDSPAFGTGITGSSIRIFAAEGAHVTLRRVQTLDDTWTDLDDMGLFAADNATIDVHQTVLGAGKSYTGLAGDLRGHNSTINVYTHYLGHGEQELDFNYILRHHGTKSTCNLYANGVLAGSSKKTLRGTIDLIRGAKGAVGHEVDNVLLVDEGVSNKTVPNILCNEDDVMGNHGATIGHIKADQLFYLESRGLSPEQAEQMFITATLEDAWLNAANDVTKQAVARLGNTIVENFEEVYL; this is encoded by the coding sequence TCGAGCACGCAAGTGCGATGCCAGCTCCGACCTGGTACTTCCTCCACATGAACGACGTGACCATCGAAATCCCCGCGCAGCTTTCCTGCGAAGCCGACGCCGTCATCGAAACCGATGCCACGCTCGGCGATGCCACGGCCTTCGTTGAGGCCATGGAAGCGGCGCAAACTGCCTGGGACAAGGTCTATGGCGACAAGCCCGTGCTGACCAACGCCGTCGATGAGCAGGCCGAGGAGCTCGGCGGTCTGGCGCTGTCCGCGTACCAGAAGAAGGCCGACGCGATGGAGCAGGCCAAGAGCCTGGCCGCATCCTTCGAGCAGGGCATGGGCGAGGAAGTCAGCGACTGGATTCGCGAGATGGCCTGCCAGACGCGTTCCATCATCGCGCCAGCTGGCTCAAGCCATACGGCAAACATCCAGATAAGCGGCGTCGACGGGGGCGCCAACATGGCCGCCATCGACCTCGTCGCCCACGAGGGCGCCACACTCGACGTCGCCGTCATCGTGGATTCCCCTGCTTTCGGCACAGGTATCACCGGCAGCTCCATCCGCATCTTTGCCGCCGAGGGCGCACATGTCACGCTACGTCGCGTCCAGACACTCGATGACACCTGGACCGACCTCGATGACATGGGATTGTTCGCTGCGGACAACGCAACCATCGACGTACATCAGACCGTGCTTGGCGCGGGCAAGTCGTACACGGGCCTTGCAGGTGACCTGCGCGGCCACAACTCCACCATCAACGTCTACACGCACTACTTGGGCCATGGCGAGCAGGAACTCGACTTCAACTACATCCTGCGCCATCACGGCACCAAATCAACCTGCAACCTCTATGCCAACGGCGTGCTTGCCGGCTCGAGCAAGAAGACGCTGCGCGGCACCATCGACCTCATTCGCGGGGCCAAGGGCGCCGTGGGCCACGAGGTAGACAACGTGCTGCTCGTCGACGAGGGCGTGAGCAACAAGACCGTCCCCAACATCCTCTGCAACGAGGACGATGTCATGGGCAACCACGGGGCGACCATCGGTCACATCAAGGCCGACCAGCTCTTCTACCTGGAAAGCCGCGGGCTGTCGCCCGAGCAGGCCGAGCAGATGTTCATCACCGCGACGCTCGAGGACGCCTGGCTCAACGCCGCCAACGACGTGACCAAGCAGGCCGTCGCGCGCCTCGGCAACACGATCGTGGAGAACTTCGAGGAGGTTTACCTGTGA
- a CDS encoding cysteine desulfurase, producing the protein MSSIDIIANPYKRDFPLLVSMPDLAFLDSAATAQRPACVIEAVDHFYKTMNANPLRGLYELSIEATEAIENTRKLIARFIDVGEENARDIIFNRNASEALNIVAQSFGPTVVEEGDEVCITIMEHHSNLIPWQQLCKKTGAKLVYMYCDKDGFISEEEMLTKIGPKTKIVAAAHVSNVLGVTNPIARMAQLAHENGAYMVVDGAQSVPHMPVDVTKLGCDFFAFSGHKVFGPFGVGVLWGKHELLESMPPFLTGGEMIDYVSEQDAVWSPVPEKFEAGTQDAAGIYATGVAIEYANGIGIEAMEEREKALMRYLAERMEALKFIEVVGPADPDARSGAFSFNVTGVHPHDVSGILSGENVAIRAGHHCAQPLLLFLGMHTCCRASVAFYNDAHDIDRLIDGLELVGRMFNV; encoded by the coding sequence GTGAGTTCGATCGACATCATAGCCAATCCGTACAAGAGGGATTTCCCGCTTCTCGTATCCATGCCAGACCTGGCGTTTCTCGACAGCGCAGCCACCGCGCAACGTCCCGCCTGCGTCATCGAGGCAGTGGACCACTTCTACAAGACCATGAACGCCAATCCGTTGCGAGGTCTCTACGAGCTTTCCATCGAGGCGACCGAAGCCATCGAGAATACGCGCAAGCTCATCGCACGCTTTATCGACGTTGGCGAGGAAAACGCACGCGACATAATATTCAACCGCAATGCCTCCGAGGCGCTCAACATCGTCGCGCAGTCCTTCGGCCCCACCGTGGTCGAGGAGGGCGATGAGGTATGCATCACCATCATGGAGCACCACAGCAACCTCATTCCCTGGCAGCAGCTCTGCAAGAAGACCGGCGCGAAGCTTGTCTACATGTACTGTGACAAGGACGGCTTCATCTCCGAAGAGGAGATGCTCACCAAGATCGGCCCCAAGACCAAAATCGTCGCGGCGGCGCACGTTTCGAACGTCCTCGGCGTCACCAACCCCATCGCCCGCATGGCGCAGCTCGCACACGAGAACGGCGCATACATGGTGGTCGATGGCGCACAGTCCGTACCGCACATGCCCGTCGACGTCACCAAGCTTGGCTGCGATTTCTTCGCCTTCTCCGGCCATAAGGTCTTCGGGCCCTTCGGCGTGGGCGTTCTTTGGGGCAAACACGAGCTGCTCGAGAGTATGCCGCCGTTCCTCACGGGTGGCGAGATGATCGACTACGTGAGCGAGCAGGACGCCGTCTGGTCCCCCGTCCCCGAGAAATTCGAGGCAGGCACGCAAGATGCCGCCGGCATCTACGCGACGGGTGTGGCAATCGAGTACGCCAACGGCATCGGCATCGAAGCCATGGAGGAGCGCGAGAAGGCGCTCATGCGTTACTTGGCCGAGCGCATGGAGGCGCTCAAGTTCATCGAGGTCGTGGGCCCCGCAGATCCGGATGCGCGCAGCGGCGCCTTCAGCTTCAACGTCACCGGCGTGCACCCGCATGATGTCTCGGGCATCCTGAGCGGCGAGAACGTCGCGATTCGCGCCGGTCATCACTGTGCCCAGCCTCTCCTGCTCTTCCTCGGCATGCACACGTGTTGCCGTGCGAGCGTGGCGTTCTACAACGACGCACATGATATCGATAGACTCATCGACGGGCTCGAGCTCGTGGGAAGGATGTTCAATGTCTAA